In one window of Opitutus sp. GAS368 DNA:
- the yajC gene encoding preprotein translocase subunit YajC — protein MTKLYLFLAQASPASPAGSGGSPTFMLVGYGLLMVALYFFMIAPQNKKRKEHEKMLTELKSGDEVVTAGGIYGTITSVKEDRFVIRIGDNNAKVEVGKGFISTVVKKTDAA, from the coding sequence ATGACTAAGTTATACCTGTTCCTCGCCCAAGCCTCTCCCGCCTCGCCTGCCGGTTCCGGCGGCAGCCCCACCTTCATGCTGGTGGGCTATGGTTTGCTGATGGTGGCGCTCTATTTTTTCATGATCGCGCCGCAAAACAAGAAACGGAAGGAGCACGAGAAGATGCTGACCGAGTTGAAATCCGGTGACGAGGTGGTCACGGCCGGCGGCATCTACGGCACCATCACGAGCGTCAAGGAAGACCGGTTTGTCATCCGCATCGGCGACAACAACGCCAAGGTCGAGGTGGGCAAGGGCTTCATCAGCACCGTCGTGAAAAAGACCGACGCCGCCTGA